The segment CGCCGGCTACCACATTGAGGACGCCGGGCGGGAGGACTTCGGCGGCCACGGCACCCAGATGCAGAGCCGAGAGCGGTGTGTGATCGGACGGCTTCAGCACGACGGTGTTGCCGGCAGCGAGAGCCGCGGACACCTTCGCGATGGCGAACATGAACGGATGATTGAACGCCACGATGCGCCCGACGACGCCGTACGGCTCCCGGATGGTGAAATTGATCATGTCGGAGGAGGCCGGGAAGCTCGATCCCTTGGCTTCACCGGCGATGCCCGCGAAATAGGTGAGGGCTTCCAGGCCGGAGGCGACATCGGAGCGCATGGCCGCCAGAGGGTTCCCGCCGTCCATCGAATCGAGAACGGCGAAGGTCTCCTTCTCCTGCTCCAGCCGTCGGGCGAGGCTGTGCAGCACCCGAGCACGCGCTGACCAGGTCATGCCCGACCAGGAGGCCTGAGCGGCCTGCGCCGCCTTGACCGCGGCGTCCACATCCGCAGACGCGCCGGTGGGTGCATCGGCGATCGCGAGTTCTGTGGCGGGGTTGACGGATGCCGCTGTTCGCCCGTCCAGTGCCTCCCGGGCCTCGCCGCCGATGGTGAACCGGAATGAAGTTGGGATGCTGGTTTGCATTTCACACCTCGCAGATTGAAAGAATTGACAACTAATATTTAGACCAGTACGGGAATCAGCGCATCGCTACCGTCGTGTTCCGACGTCAAGCCGGGCGATCTCGTGGCGCCAGGCGGTTTCGGTGTTGAGAGTCGATCCCAGATCAGGGAGTTCGGCCATGTCGACGGCAGGGATATCGACCAGTCTGCCGCCTGCCGAGACGATCTCGAGCGAGAGGTCGGCGATCATGTTGACGCTGATCGCCTGGAGCACCGCCTCCTCAACGGTCCGCGCCGCGCTCGTGATGCCGTGCCCCCGGAGCACGACGACAGGACGCTCGCCCATGGCCGCGGTCATCTCCGACGCGAGGCGCTGGTTCCTGATAAGCACGCTGCGGCGATAGACAGGAACGCCGCCCGCGGCGAGCCGAGTGCCGGGGATGTCGAAGGCGCCGACGATCGATCGGATCTCTATGCCGGCCAGATCGGCAGCGACGACCCTTGGCGGATGTGCGTGTACGACGGACATCACTTCATCCCGAGCCTTCATGACGCCGGTGTGAAGAGGCAACTCGTTCGGGACGGCCCAGCCGTCGAGTTCACTCGGCCCTGCGGGCGTTCCGTCGAAGAAGACGTGCCGGATATCCTCGGCGACAGTGCAGGCGATGCCCCGTTCCTGCGGGCCGCGGCACCGCACGAGAAGGGTGTCCTCGTCGACGCGGAGACTGATGTGTCCGAGGAAGCCATCGGCGAGCCCCCGTGCGGCCAGGACTCTGCATGCGTCGGCGATGAGCGTCCGCTCCTCTTCGAATGAACCGTGCACGTGCGCCCTTTCTGCTTTCTGTGCCGAAGGCGAGGTCCCCCATGCGGTTCCGCACGGGCAGCGTTCGGGATCAGAGTTTGACAAGATGATAGCGTGCGGTAGATTGGTTAGTCCATTGAGATGTGAGGAGCGGTGCGTGCCAAAGGTCGTGTACACCGTGAGCGACGGCGATCGCGTCGTCGACGCCGCGGTCGGAGAGAGCGTCATGAGCGCGGCTGTGCGCTCTGGAGTTCCCGGGATCGTCGGTGAATGCGGTGGACAGCTCTCCTGCGCCACGTGTCATGTGTGGGTTCGGGACGATTTCCGCGAGCGAGTCGGTGGACCCGGTGAGATGGAATTGGACCTTCTCGATCTCGGGGTGACAGATTTCACGGACGCCAGCCGTCTCGGCTGTCAGATAACGATCACCGATGAGCTGGATGGGCTCACCGTAGAACCACGCCCCGAGGCGTGGCACTGAGAGGAAAAGCGATGCTGCGCCCCGATATCAATGACCTGCTCACGCAGACCGGCCCTGGTACGCCCATGGGGGATCTCTTCCGGCGGTACTGGCAGCCGGTGCTGCACACGGATGAGCTGCCGGAAGACGGCTGTCCGCCCGTCCGTGCGAAGATCCTCTCCGAGCGTCTCATCGCCGTGCGAACGCCGGAGGGCGAATACGGTCTGATGGATGAGTTCTGCGCTCACCGTGGTGTCTCGCTCTTCTTCGGGCGAGTGGAGGAACAGGGCATCCGGTGTCCCTACCACGGGTGGAAATACGACGCCAACGGACAGGCGATCGATGTGCCGAGCGAGTTGAACAACTCGGAGTTCTGCGCCAACGTCAAGCTCCGTTCCTATCCGCTCGTCAAGGTGGGAGACATCCTCTGGACCTACATGGGAGACCCCGAGAAGCAACCGCCGCTGCCGACGTGGGAGTTCGCGACGGTCCCCTCCGGACAGACCTACACATCCAAGCGCATCCAGGAGTCGAACTGGCTCCAGGCCCTGGAGGGCGGCATCGACTCCAGCCATGTCACGTGGCTGCACGGCGGTGGCCCGAAGGGCACGGGACTCGAAGCCGATCCGCTGTTCGCCGGATCCCGAGGGAACAAATACAACGCCGGCGACGTCAAGCCGTTCTTCGAGGTCGTCGAGAACGAGGGCGGTCTGCTGATCGGTGCTCGTCGCAACGCCGAGGAAGGCCATTACTACTGGCGTGTGACGCCCTGGGTGCTTCCGAACTTCACAATGGTGCCGCCGCGAGGCGATCACCCGATGCACGGCCACTTCTGGGTTCCGATCGACGACGAGAACTGCTGGGCGTGGAGCTTCGACTACCACCCGACGCGCGACCTCACGGAGGCCGAGCGTGAGGCGATGATCGCGGGGGCCGGTGTGCACAGCAAGAACATCCCGGGAACCTACCGTCCGGTGGCGAACTCGGAGAACGACTATCTGATCAATCGTGAGAAGCAGAAGACGGGGGAGTGGTTCTCGGGCGTGGAGGGCATCGCGATTCAAGACTCTTCGCTCCAGGAGAGCATGGGGCCGATCGTCGACCGCACCAAGGAACGTCTGGTCGCGACGGATGCCGGCATCATCAAGGCCCGTCAGAAGCTGCGTCGAGCGGTCGAGGCGCTGCGTGACAAGGCCGAAGAGCCGGTCGGCAACGTGCCTGAGCATCAGAGGATCCGCTCCGTCGCCATCGTCCTTCCCGCGGACCAGCCCTTCGTGGAGGGCATCGGCGATGCCTTCCAAGCGCGCGAAGGCGTCGGACAGACCACTGTGTGATCATGGCTGAGCCCGTCGCAATGAGCGCATGCGCGCGCGCCATCACCGCTGAGGAAGCGGCCTTCCGGATCGACTACCCGCTGGCGTACGCCCGGTCGACGCGAATCGTCGCGTTCGATGAGTCCGCGGAGGCGGTCATGCGGGGGATCGCCGATGAGCCGTGGGGCCAGGCGCGCTTCTACACCGTGAACGCCACCGGCGAGCAGCTTGTGACGCTCGACGGTGAGGCGGTGCCCATGGCGCAGGAGATCGAGCATTCCGACTCCGTCATCATGCTCGCGACGAACGGAATCAAGGCGGACGCGGTCGCCGCGGTCGGAATGGCGGCGCGGGAACGCGCGATCATGACGGCCGGCCTCTTGTTCGTCGACGACGGTGAGCTGCGTGGTGAAACGCTGATGGCGATCAGACCTCACGCGCGGATCCTCCTGGTTCCGGCGGAACATGAAGACCTCTACCAGCTGCTGGTGGCGATTCGCGCATGACCAGCCTGCCTCAGCTGCGGGAGATGAAGCGGACAGGTCAGAAATCGGTCTGCTTCGTCGCGTGGGACTACCACATGGCACGCATCGCGGATCGTGTCGGTGCGGACATCGTCTCGGTCGGCGACACGGTCGGCGTCAACCTCTTCGGTCAGCCGAACCCTCTGGAGATCACGTTCGACGAGATGGTCTTCGTCGCAAAGGCTGTCCGTCGGGGTGTGGAGCACGCGCTGCTGAGCTGTGACTTCCCCTACGGCCCGCTGCAGGCGGGTGACGCGCTTCCTGCGGCCATCCGTCTGGTGAAGGAGGTCGGCGTCGACCTCGTCAAGCTCGATGGGGCGGCTGACTTCCCAGAAGAGGTGGAGCGGCTCACGAAGGCGGGCATCCCGGTGTTCGCACAGTTCGGCATCACGCCTCAGACGTCGCTCAAGTACGGCATCGACTACTCGGCCGCGGACACGGTGCAGGTTCCCGATGAGATGACGGACGAGCTTGTCGCCGAGGCGAAGCGCCTGGAGTCGGCGGGTGCCGCGCTGCTCAACTTCACGAACTCCGGTGCCGTCGTCGGTGCCGCCGTCGTGGAGGCGGTGAAGATCCCCGTGCTCGGCGGCTTCGGCGGGGGTCCCTGGCTCGATGGCCGGATCAGGCTCATCACGGCCGCGCTCGGCTACAACCACAAGTGGGTCGATGCCGAGCCCGACACCTATGCGAACGTGGCCGGGATCGCATACGAAGCGTTGAAGGAATGCGCGGGAGACATCCGCGCGGGGCGTCAGATCAGAGGCGGGATCACGGTTCCGGCAGAAGGAGTGCAGTAATGCCATTCTTGGAGGCGGACGGGATCCGCACCCGGTACGAGATGGTCGGCGACGGACCTCCCCTGCTGATGTTCAGCCCGGGCGGCTTCAATGCGAGCCTGGAGAACTGGACGTCGTTCGGCCGCTACAAACAGCTCGGATTCATCGACGCACTGTCCAAAGAGTACACGTGCATCGTGTTCGACCGGCGTGAGTCGGGACAGTCGGGCGGGCGCGTGGAGCGCCTCTCGTGGAGCAAGTACGTCGCTCAGGTGGTCGGTTTGCTCGACGGCCTGGGCATCGGCAGTGTGCACACCATGGGCGGGTGCGTGGGCTGCACGTCGGCGGCTCAGCTGGCGGTGGAGCATCCCGAGCGCGTGCGCAGCATGGTGCTCTTCTCGCCGGCCGGCGGTGTCACTTATCGGGCGGCGCAGCATCAGCGCTTCACCCATCATCTGGGGTGGGCGCTGGAGCACGGACTTGAGGCCGTCGCAGAGCTCGCCCGTTCCACGACCGAGGGGTTTACCAAGGATCCACGCGTGGGGCCGTGGGCGCCGGCGCTGCGCTCCGACGAGACCTTCGCCACCGACTTCGCCCGCATTCCGCTCGAGAGCTACGTCACGATCGTGTCCGGCACGTCCCGGCTGCTCTTCGACCGTGACACGGTGCCCGGGCCGGAACCCGAGGATCTTCGACTGCTCGACATCCCTGCGCTGATCGTCCCCGGCGAGGACCTCTCGCACACGCGCTCGGCGGCTCGTTACCTGCAGGAGACGCTGCCGGACAACCAGTACTGGGACGTACCGGTCGCCGAGCAGACGCCTGAGGCGTCGACAGCCCGGGTGCGCGAGTTCCTCTCGCGTCAGTGACGGTCTTCTTCCATCTGTGCGATCTGGGCGATGCGGATCGCGTGCTCCGCGCCTTTGAACGGCGTGGCTAGCCAACGGTCGACCAGCGACAACGCCGTCTCCTCGTCGATGACCTTCGTGCCGATCACCATGACGTTCGCGTCGTTGTTGCCACGTGAGATATCGACGGCGAACTCGGAGTAGGCCAGTCCCGCTCGGATGCCGCGCACCTTGT is part of the Microbacterium pseudoresistens genome and harbors:
- a CDS encoding class II aldolase/adducin family protein yields the protein MTLSPTAASTTRSPSLTVYTTFGTHRSSHLNGLTNLPHAIILSNSDPERCPCGTAWGTSPSAQKAERAHVHGSFEEERTLIADACRVLAARGLADGFLGHISLRVDEDTLLVRCRGPQERGIACTVAEDIRHVFFDGTPAGPSELDGWAVPNELPLHTGVMKARDEVMSVVHAHPPRVVAADLAGIEIRSIVGAFDIPGTRLAAGGVPVYRRSVLIRNQRLASEMTAAMGERPVVVLRGHGITSAARTVEEAVLQAISVNMIADLSLEIVSAGGRLVDIPAVDMAELPDLGSTLNTETAWRHEIARLDVGTRR
- a CDS encoding aromatic ring-hydroxylating dioxygenase subunit alpha; protein product: MLRPDINDLLTQTGPGTPMGDLFRRYWQPVLHTDELPEDGCPPVRAKILSERLIAVRTPEGEYGLMDEFCAHRGVSLFFGRVEEQGIRCPYHGWKYDANGQAIDVPSELNNSEFCANVKLRSYPLVKVGDILWTYMGDPEKQPPLPTWEFATVPSGQTYTSKRIQESNWLQALEGGIDSSHVTWLHGGGPKGTGLEADPLFAGSRGNKYNAGDVKPFFEVVENEGGLLIGARRNAEEGHYYWRVTPWVLPNFTMVPPRGDHPMHGHFWVPIDDENCWAWSFDYHPTRDLTEAEREAMIAGAGVHSKNIPGTYRPVANSENDYLINREKQKTGEWFSGVEGIAIQDSSLQESMGPIVDRTKERLVATDAGIIKARQKLRRAVEALRDKAEEPVGNVPEHQRIRSVAIVLPADQPFVEGIGDAFQAREGVGQTTV
- a CDS encoding 3-methyl-2-oxobutanoate hydroxymethyltransferase, translating into MAEPVAMSACARAITAEEAAFRIDYPLAYARSTRIVAFDESAEAVMRGIADEPWGQARFYTVNATGEQLVTLDGEAVPMAQEIEHSDSVIMLATNGIKADAVAAVGMAARERAIMTAGLLFVDDGELRGETLMAIRPHARILLVPAEHEDLYQLLVAIRA
- a CDS encoding 3-methyl-2-oxobutanoate hydroxymethyltransferase produces the protein MTSLPQLREMKRTGQKSVCFVAWDYHMARIADRVGADIVSVGDTVGVNLFGQPNPLEITFDEMVFVAKAVRRGVEHALLSCDFPYGPLQAGDALPAAIRLVKEVGVDLVKLDGAADFPEEVERLTKAGIPVFAQFGITPQTSLKYGIDYSAADTVQVPDEMTDELVAEAKRLESAGAALLNFTNSGAVVGAAVVEAVKIPVLGGFGGGPWLDGRIRLITAALGYNHKWVDAEPDTYANVAGIAYEALKECAGDIRAGRQIRGGITVPAEGVQ
- a CDS encoding alpha/beta fold hydrolase, giving the protein MPFLEADGIRTRYEMVGDGPPLLMFSPGGFNASLENWTSFGRYKQLGFIDALSKEYTCIVFDRRESGQSGGRVERLSWSKYVAQVVGLLDGLGIGSVHTMGGCVGCTSAAQLAVEHPERVRSMVLFSPAGGVTYRAAQHQRFTHHLGWALEHGLEAVAELARSTTEGFTKDPRVGPWAPALRSDETFATDFARIPLESYVTIVSGTSRLLFDRDTVPGPEPEDLRLLDIPALIVPGEDLSHTRSAARYLQETLPDNQYWDVPVAEQTPEASTARVREFLSRQ